The following nucleotide sequence is from Zingiber officinale cultivar Zhangliang chromosome 10A, Zo_v1.1, whole genome shotgun sequence.
ttttaTAAACAATACAAACAGGATAGTTGAAATTGAGAAGAACGTTTAATCTTTTATTTGatcataaagtacctctaaaatttaaagaaaaattctataaaatagtAATTAATTTATTATGTTATATGAAGTTAAATATTGGGTTATGACTCGATCACATGAATAAAAAATGAAAGTTACAAATATAATgatattaagatggatgtgtaaatatacgaatatagaaaaaataaaaaatgaaagcaTTAGAAAGAAAATCGAATTGCATCAATTAAGGAAAAAACTCTAAAAGACACATTTAATATTGTACAGACATATATTTAAAAGAGTAATAATTGTCCCTGTTAGACGATGTGAAAtagacaaacacacatatcaaatgaagaagagtaaaataaaaaaattttgattaaaaataataaaatttatttaaatatagattatGATATATTTAAATATTCCATTGATGGAATAATATTTAATCgttgtttttgttagtttttagATCAACCCGAAGCCATCGCAGTAGCATTACAATTAGAACACGAAGCTTAGTCAATAGGTTTTTCATCGCAACTTGAAAATTTTTGTTTCTCTTTCGACGACGTCATCTTTCTCAGCCAAGCAGCTCCGGGTAGACGTTCCCGGTCCGGACCAAGTTGGACCGGGGCCCAAGGCCACCACCAGTCCGGGGGCTGCTCGGCGTCGACCGAGCCGCCCGCGGCGCCTCGAGACTCCGCCGGAGGAGTTGCTTGACGGCCGCGATCAGCTGCTCCGCCGGGTCGACCGCCGCCGCCTCGGCCGACCTGAAGCCCCGACAGAAGGTGGCGTGCCGGCCCATGGCCTCTTCTGTCGAAGTCAGGAGCCCTGAGCGGCCGATCTCGTCCTGCACGGCCTCCGCGCAGAGGCCGCAGATCCACCTCCCGCCGTGCCGCTCCCGCACAACCGCGACGTACCCCGGCGTGCACTCCTCCGTCAGCCCGCAGCAATCGCAGGCCACGAACTCCAACTCCAATACGGCCGCAACGACGGAGGCTTCTCCTCCGCTACTAATCAACGCAGTCGACATGATCACGAAGAGAACGATTCCAGTAGCAAGCCCTGaatctagaaataaaattttaaaaaaaaaaactctccccGGTCTAAGTTTTCTCCctcaacaaggaaaaaaaaaatacaaacggGTACCGATTTGGTGGAGCAGAGACGATGCACGAGCAGGAGATGGGATACTACCTTCTCTGTTCGGAGGATTCCAATATTTCTTCGCCGTCTCTTCTCGCTGCGATCGACAGTGGTGACTTGGCCGCCGCTTCGTGCTCTGGAGAAGCT
It contains:
- the LOC122028147 gene encoding uncharacterized protein LOC122028147 isoform X1, with product MEASPEHEAAAKSPLSIAARRDGEEILESSEQRSSGGEASVVAAVLELEFVACDCCGLTEECTPGYVAVVRERHGGRWICGLCAEAVQDEIGRSGLLTSTEEAMGRHATFCRGFRSAEAAAVDPAEQLIAAVKQLLRRSLEAPRAARSTPSSPRTGGGLGPRSNLVRTGNVYPELLG
- the LOC122028147 gene encoding uncharacterized protein LOC122028147 isoform X2, translated to MSTALISSGGEASVVAAVLELEFVACDCCGLTEECTPGYVAVVRERHGGRWICGLCAEAVQDEIGRSGLLTSTEEAMGRHATFCRGFRSAEAAAVDPAEQLIAAVKQLLRRSLEAPRAARSTPSSPRTGGGLGPRSNLVRTGNVYPELLG